A region of the Sarcophilus harrisii chromosome 3, mSarHar1.11, whole genome shotgun sequence genome:
AGGATGCTTATGAAAGGAGGaagattggttttatttttaaacatctctCAGTTAAGAGTGGTGAGATGAACTATAATAAATTTGGGATTGTATGAAAACTGAGACCTCagttaattaataaatggttttagagttggaaaaggaaagtgtaatgggctgattTGTCTTAGAACTCAGTCTAATTCAGGAACTCACAATGTATCtctgaaaagttttgttttgtctttggatTGAATggatttaatataatcaataaacCCCATAATTCAGGTTCAAAAAACTTCAGGAGTTTGAATGGATCAGTTCCTTATAAATTACAAAGGGTACAATTGATAACTAAAGAAGAATCAGTTCAGGTAATAATACGCTAGGTACCTTCTTTTTCACCCCAAATGAGTTCATTCTGGTTTTCTTTGGCTTTTATTTGCTTATtgagatttaatatatatatgacaCAAGCTTTTGAGTACAATCTAGTTATAAAAAGTGTGGTACCAAGAAGAGAAACCTCAAGTTTTGTAAAGTAAATTAGCAgcaaattacattttttctttgaaactggTTGAGTGACTGTTCTAAGCACAGAgcttattatataataatagttgACAGTAGGggttggattttttctttttatagttttggATGAGacatagaaaattaataaaagctTGGTCATCactaaaaaacttttaattttaggCTGGATACAGACCTGTATTTCAAAGCTAGTGTTTCCTATTCTCTTTTAGGGCTCGGAAGATGCAAACTAACTTTAACAATAGCTTatacaaaataattctgaaaatacaTTTTAGACAATCTGTTCTTTGGATTATTTGTGCCATTCATCCCATTCTTTTAATGTGgatattcaaaaataaatggGTAGTAGGTCTTGTTTTAAGGGTAGAATTATTAGATACtttagacataaaataaaattctgttgtACATGCAAAAATATCACACAAGATAACCAAAAGAAAATCCAGCAAGCAAtggtaaaaataacaaattatttactGTTTTATAATGTTAAAGTATTTCATCAAGACAAATTGCAGTCAAAATTAATGTGAGTTatggaaaatgaaatacataaagaTGCATTTATACAAGTGCAGACTAAATATTTTCCATACAGATAggtaaatgaaaacaaacaaacagatgaTATACAGTAAGTGCACACTTGATATGACTATGCAGGCAAAAACTTAGTTAGTTTTATATATTCTTGTACAGTTCATGCACAAATCTCTCCCAAAGTAAAAgttcgccttttttttttttttttttttttttgagagagagaggtaagaagaaaggggagggtaAATTCCTTGTAAGAATGTCAgtgtggatgatgatgatgatgatgaggggGTCAGTTATATATATTACTTACTGTAATTTGTGATTGTCGAGGGAGAGGAGTGGTCGTTGGTGTGATAGTAATACTGCTGGTGACTTTATTTGTTGCTTTGCCGGCTGTTCCATTTATTAGGGCTGGAGTTCGGGTATCTTGTGATGGAGTTGAAGGACTGGCAGGCCTCACAGGATTGGCCACAGCTTGCATATAAGGGCTTCCTAAGTGGATGTGGATTTTATTATCCTCAGTAGTTATCACACTTGAACCATTGCTGTTTGATCTTTGAAACTGCCATGTTGACTGTCTCTCTGGGGAAACTCTGAAGACAGCATGCTTGGCCCCTACCTCCACTGGTTCTGGTGACCGTCCCTGTTCGGGGGAACCTGCTGAACCAGTCACAGACAAAACATGAATGGGAGACATTGTCCTTTCAGGAGTTAGAGAGCCACAGGATTCTGGGGTTGGTGCTCTGGCAAGGGTAGCCATAGCAATAGGGGATGTGCCTTGCTCTAAGTTTATAGGGCTATCAGTAGAGGATTTTGACTTCACTGGAGTTATGGAGGCATTTTGAATAATGGTTATTCTTTGCTTTGGGGTACCACAGTTGGGTATCACTGCAGTGCTTGTATAAGAGTGAGGACTTTCTGTAGTAGGACTTGTGATTTCAAGAGTAGCTGTATTTTGTCCATGGTCTGGAGTAACCTTTATGTGAAGAGGTTGACCAGGTGTATGACTTAGGACCAGATCCCCAGGCTGCACATAACTCCCATTCTGTTTGGCTGGTATTTTTCCGTTCTGAGGATGACCTTCCTTGGATTTCATCCAGGGTATCCATAACTTTCTGTTGACCGGATGTGCAGTAGATGAGTTACATTTGAAGGACACTGTTGACTCATTATCATTAGGATCTTCATCCTCATTATCACTTTCCTCATATAACTGACCATTAATTACAGCTCGTTCCAAAGGAATGAGACTTTTATAATCAGGAGGTTCATTGTCTGCTGGTTCAGTTTGGACTTCTTTAGAAAATACTTGAAGGTCAGAAATTCTTCTTCCATTAAGACTGGGTCGGAGATTCTTACTGAAATGTCGATACCTCTCTAATTCTTTAGTGAGACTTTCAATCTCTCTTCCCAAGTCCCTATTTCGGTTTTCTTGTTGATTGAGTTTCTTTTGTAGAATTGTATGGTCACCCTGTAAGTGACATATTAAGTCTTCAGTTGCCATATattcatgaattttttcttttaatgcatcTACCTCTCTTGAGAGGTGACCAGATTTGGCTTCTTCCTCTTTAAGCCTTTTGAAAAGCCACTGTTCCTGACTGGACTCTGTCTTTTCTGCTAACTTGTACCTAGCAAGTTCCATTTTAACATCCTCAAGTTCCTCTGATAAAAATTTAGCTTTGTCTCTTTCATTAGCATAGCGTCGCTCAAGAGACTCATATTCATCTTCAGTTTTCATGAGATCATCTTCGATAGCTTTCATGTCTTTTAATTTATGTTTCAGTCTCTCCACTTCTTCAGAAAGCTCTTTAATCTTATTGTTTTCTTGGTGTACAGCTATTGTTGACTTACCCATctcttgttttgatttgtttttgagaAAATCTTTCTCAATAGTTTCTAGTGATTGGAGTCTCTTTTTCAGAATGTTAACTTTTGACAAAagatcatttcctttctcttcttccgcTTTAAGCTTAATTTTCAGTTCATCCCTCTCTTTGGTCACACTGTACACCTTTTCCTCTATATCTGTATTGGACTTTAGCGCTCTTTTGCtttcttcaattaacttttcGGTAACCAATGTCACTTTGCTTTGTTCCATTTGAAGCTGAGATGTAACAGCTTGTAGCTTAtcttctgtttgcttcattttttcactcattgttttcctttcatCCACCAGCATGACTGTCAGTGTTTTCAATTTAGTTAAATCCTCTTTTAAGGTGAATTCTGTCTTCTCTAGCTTACTCTCAATGGTTTCTAACTCTTTGATTCTAACTTTTAAACCATCTAGTTCTTGAGACAATTGCTTTGTTgtcatcttctctttttccagatTGCATTTCAGAGCATGACATTCCTGCTTGCTTTTGCCAAAAGCATCTTCCAGTTTTTCCAAATCCATGATCCTTTTGTTGAGTTTGTCAACCTCCAGTTTAAAGTCCTTACTTTGTGATGTCTCCTTTTCCAGCCTTTGGTGAAGATCGCGGCACTGCTCTTCCATTTTTATAAGTTCTTCATCTTTGCCTTCCATCTCTAATACtctttttctgagttcttccACTTCTGCCAGGATACTGGAATTACCACCTTCTCCCTTGTTgatcttttctcttatttcttgcAATTCTTCTTCTGCTTTCCGTAAAGACCTGTTTGTCTCTTCCAACTCATCAATTTGGCGGCTGAGTGCTGCTAGTTTTAGCCGGAGCTGCCGATTTTGGCTGTCTTCATTGGTGAGTTTGGCCATTATTTCTCCCTGGTTCTCCTGGAGTTCTTTGGtttgtctttccaattctctTTCTAACCTGCTCGCCTTGCGCTCTTCTTTCTGAGCTTTGGCTTCAGCAACAGCTAGTTTCTTGTGTGCTTCCTCAGCAGTTGTGGTCAGGTCTTGGATTTTCTGACTCTGCAGGGTGAGCTGTTCAGTGAGTCTCTGTTGTTCATCCACAACCATCAAACCAAATGATTTCAATTTGGTCAGCTCTTCCTTGAGTGCTGTgactttcttcttgttctcttgttctctttctttgtgGTAGGCTGTTTCTTGGTCTATTAGCtttttaaatctgaaaaacaCAAAGCGCATTCTGTTTTACTACTTTTGCCCTAGTGGATTGTTGGTAATAGTTAATCATTCTATAATTTTGTAAATCACCATCACTGGCTAAAGGACATTACCTGGGAGCCAGTATGGTATTGCTAAATAGGGTGCTGGATTTTGAATCAGGAATACCTAGCTTCAAAGTATGCATCTTTTCATGCGATCTTTTCTAATCATAGTTATTCACCTGGCATATATTTGGGGCTATATAAATGATGGATTTCAACTTGGTGGCTTTTCAAGAAACTTTTCatctaaaattctttaattttatgtattcttTAATTTTTGGAGGGGAAGAGAACCTTGTTAACAAGTTTAGGAGCTTGTTGGTGTTCTTGCTTGATAATAATTTTGGTTTTCAAAGAATGCTGAGGGAAGAGGTGGAGGGGGAAAAGAGTCTTTGAATaaggaagataatatttgttcTAAAATAGCTTGGAGACAGCCATCTGAGGGCTTAACTTAACACTTTTACTTAGGTTTTATAATGAGTGGGAAGTTTAGATTTAAAATCCAAACTTCCTGACTTGATAAAAATCTTAagattcaattttatttagttctattaCTTTTTTGATATACAAGCATTCAAGAAGCACTGGCATAATTATGATGGTAGAAAGAACTCTAGATTTAAATTTAGAGGACCTGGTTTCTTGTTCTGTTACTTAATTGTGAATTTAAGACAGATATTTGCTCTCTTTTGTGTCACAGTTTCCtagtctataaaaataaaatctaggaCTTAATGGCTTATTAGAGATCCTTCTGGTTCCTAATCTGTATATAATAGTATGATTTTGCAAGAATACTGGAGTAATTTactcatttcacatatgaggaaatggagacaaactgggttaaatgacttgcccaggatcacatagctagtaagactCTGAAGGTCCCATTCAAACTCCTTCCAggctcagaactctatccactgagtcccTGCTTAAAAAGGGCTATCTTTCCTACACATCTGAAGTCTTAGGACTATAGAGACAACATGGGAAAAGGGGACAGGAAGCAGTCCCAGGTTTCTATGAATGTGTTTGCTTGGTCTTTGGATCAACACTGACTTTATATATAAAGAGATGCTTCGGAACTAAGATTggaaggaaatagatttttttttttaaagtagtagcaAGTAGCTTTAATTGCCTAGCCAGACTTCACAAGATGGCTAAATGGATATAGTTTGTGAGTATGGAGTAGAGTTTCTTCACAAATTTTAATAAGATTGTAATTTCCTTAGTCTTTAATAATTATTATGCACATTTACAGTTCTACTTGTGATGCTTCATTCCATTTCGGAAGTGACCCTCTGTTCTCAAAGATTATTTTCAGGGGAGCAAAAGCCTCATTAGATTCTCCCAAATTTTTTTCTAGGAACCAGCCTACCTAAAATAAGCTAACAGGTGGCAAATTTTTTAGAGTAAACAATAGAACATCCTTGGTAATTATGTATTTCCTGCAGCTGGTCTTTAAAActatactattttatataccaaGGTATTTTCTGGAGTTTTGATTTGTGCTAAATATCTAATCTTTTAGGCTTTGAGGatctagagttgaaagggacaaGCCTTTAGTGtagaatattattaattatacatgCTCTGTTTCATGGTTACGGTCTGTGCTTCTACTAAACTGAGCTGTGCCATTGGTCAGAAGGAACCTTAAGCCTAATATGTGATTTAAATCAGTTTAAATaaagtgataatataaaaatatatcactgctgctgaaaaaaaaaagattcaaaatatgtatttttccaaTGGTTGGTCAAGAGGTGCTTTGATATAGAAAGATTTAAAGATTGTTAAATGcgatttcttccccctccccatcccactGGGTGTTCAGAAATTTAAATGTAGTATAACTAacattatatactttttattttacttttaaagtacCTAGCTGTGTGAAACTGACAAGTAGAATAAAATGCCCCTAAGAGAGAAGCATGTGAATAAAGGAAccatttgttttaattaattttttaaataagattttatctctttatctgtctctttatctttgttttatatatatatatatatatatatatatatatatatatatatatatatatatttaagaatatGCTTATATTTCAGACAAAAATAGTTAACACCACTTATAGTATTCACAAGCATGTCCAATTACTGACCCCGTAGGACTAAAGAACATTTACTGAAACCTTTCCAGTAAAAACAGTCCTTGGAAGCTGGTTTTATAGACATAAATGTGAGGTAGttagatccagcagtgtcttgTTACAGCCTCCCTTTAGCCTTTCTATTATAGCTCAGAACTTATATAACTTATTGTGGTTTATCGCTGTAATTATATGCAATACTGATTGCTtacttttcctgaaaaaaattacatctgtCATTTTGAAAGCTCTTTGTTGTTAACCataattattcttgttttacaaattatatatttcGGAGTATCTTTCCCTTTACATATTTAAAGACTCCCTGGAGGTATGTACACACATTTATTTCCTTCTGGAAGTAGTAAGGTTACAGGTGTCAACCAATTATACAGTATGTCATTCATATGAAATAGTTGGCATGCGTCTAAATGTCTTTATATTGTTTTCATCTAAGtgtctttatattattttcatctttctgtgGGAACTGTCACAGCAGTGTATTGAATGGTTTTTAGAAAGATTAGCTCAGAATAGGGATGCTAAGGTAATTACCATGTAAAAGAACTTTTGAGccatttatggaaatgtttccaAAGTAACATTATTTGTGGTCCTTTCAGAGGAAGAGACTAACAGAAAGTAGTAATAACTGATGCCTACAGTTGTGCTTTTACCTTCCTATGTTGCCTTCTATTACACACCACTATCTTATTTAAGCTTGACAACAGCCTCATGAGGTAGTTTAGttgttattatcccattttgcaGGTGACATACTGAAGACCCAGAGCATAAGTGATCTCACAGTAGTCATTTATTtgatgtcagaggcaagatttgaattcaggtcttccctaATTTCAAGTCCTAGTAATCTTTCAGTCTTATCACACTGCATAAACTTGAGGAAAGGAATCTGAAATTCCCCAAACAACTCCATCCCTTCTCTAATTTCTCCTAAATTTCCAACTGGACAATCCTTTTTTACCATTGAGGGTCTTGGGGCAAATAGTAATGTAGTTACAAAATAATGAAAGTCAATCTCAATACTTCCTAGTCATAGCTTTGTGTGAGATCCTGCAGTAgtagagcaagaaagaaaaataccctGCCCAGTAGAACTATACtagttttgtatttaaaatacaaCCCAACAAATCTACCTTCTAATTAGAAAGAAAGGGTCTAGAGTAATTTTTTTCagggaaagaagcaaaaaaggctggggggggagggggctcaACATACATTACTATAGATCTTTGCATTCAAACTTCAGATGGGCATCTAGAGAAATGTCACTGAAAGATTCTTCAGGAGACTTGGGGCACTTTCTTAAAAGGGTCAAAGAAGAAACCAAGCACTTCTGACCAACATAATGCCTGAGCTGCCATGCTTTCCCTTACCTACAAAATAAAACCTAAGCTTTTATCTTCCTTCAAGAAACAACTTACTCACAACCTTTCCTGATTACTTCAACTGCTTCTGACCTTCTTAAACCAACATGTATTTACATTCTAGTTGCCgtacttattatttttatactatatattataggCTCACATAATATAtaacttaaatataatataaaatatgtattgtgTCTATAGTGTATATAAATTTAAAgggtgtatattatatatgtatatgtacgtgtatatatatataggtatctatatatataaagtgtataTTATAgctacatatatgaatatatgtatacacatttgtatgtgtaggtgtgtatatatatactgtgtgtatatatatatgggtggcatatgttatatatgtatatataaatatatattttgtatatatatatgtagatatgtacatatatttttgtgtttacatatgtataatgtgaatgcatatatgcatatgtatgtattatgtgtacgtatatatatctatatatgcttacatacaatgtgtgtgtatatatatatatatatacacacacatatcctcaTGAATATcttcgttttttgttttttgttttttttttc
Encoded here:
- the FILIP1L gene encoding filamin A-interacting protein 1-like isoform X1, encoding MPSRSSCPEHIPQTPTSKYSENPAIQGIKTMKRGNKKNDSGLETSPVLRSPKSDTTQNGSSPKEANLSRDDLLFLLSILEGEVQARDEVIGILKAEKMDLALLEAQYGFVTPKKVLEALQRDAIQAKVAPWQEDIYEKPINELDKVVEKQKESYKRMLEQLLIIGKAHRQTILELEEEKRKHKEYVEKSDEFINLMEKEQERFKKLIDQETAYHKEREQENKKKVTALKEELTKLKSFGLMVVDEQQRLTEQLTLQSQKIQDLTTTAEEAHKKLAVAEAKAQKEERKASRLERELERQTKELQENQGEIMAKLTNEDSQNRQLRLKLAALSRQIDELEETNRSLRKAEEELQEIREKINKGEGGNSSILAEVEELRKRVLEMEGKDEELIKMEEQCRDLHQRLEKETSQSKDFKLEVDKLNKRIMDLEKLEDAFGKSKQECHALKCNLEKEKMTTKQLSQELDGLKVRIKELETIESKLEKTEFTLKEDLTKLKTLTVMLVDERKTMSEKMKQTEDKLQAVTSQLQMEQSKVTLVTEKLIEESKRALKSNTDIEEKVYSVTKERDELKIKLKAEEEKGNDLLSKVNILKKRLQSLETIEKDFLKNKSKQEMGKSTIAVHQENNKIKELSEEVERLKHKLKDMKAIEDDLMKTEDEYESLERRYANERDKAKFLSEELEDVKMELARYKLAEKTESSQEQWLFKRLKEEEAKSGHLSREVDALKEKIHEYMATEDLICHLQGDHTILQKKLNQQENRNRDLGREIESLTKELERYRHFSKNLRPSLNGRRISDLQVFSKEVQTEPADNEPPDYKSLIPLERAVINGQLYEESDNEDEDPNDNESTVSFKCNSSTAHPVNRKLWIPWMKSKEGHPQNGKIPAKQNGSYVQPGDLVLSHTPGQPLHIKVTPDHGQNTATLEITSPTTESPHSYTSTAVIPNCGTPKQRITIIQNASITPVKSKSSTDSPINLEQGTSPIAMATLARAPTPESCGSLTPERTMSPIHVLSVTGSAGSPEQGRSPEPVEVGAKHAVFRVSPERQSTWQFQRSNSNGSSVITTEDNKIHIHLGSPYMQAVANPVRPASPSTPSQDTRTPALINGTAGKATNKVTSSITITPTTTPLPRQSQITVSNIYN
- the FILIP1L gene encoding filamin A-interacting protein 1-like isoform X3; the protein is MVVDEQQRLTEQLTLQSQKIQDLTTTAEEAHKKLAVAEAKAQKEERKASRLERELERQTKELQENQGEIMAKLTNEDSQNRQLRLKLAALSRQIDELEETNRSLRKAEEELQEIREKINKGEGGNSSILAEVEELRKRVLEMEGKDEELIKMEEQCRDLHQRLEKETSQSKDFKLEVDKLNKRIMDLEKLEDAFGKSKQECHALKCNLEKEKMTTKQLSQELDGLKVRIKELETIESKLEKTEFTLKEDLTKLKTLTVMLVDERKTMSEKMKQTEDKLQAVTSQLQMEQSKVTLVTEKLIEESKRALKSNTDIEEKVYSVTKERDELKIKLKAEEEKGNDLLSKVNILKKRLQSLETIEKDFLKNKSKQEMGKSTIAVHQENNKIKELSEEVERLKHKLKDMKAIEDDLMKTEDEYESLERRYANERDKAKFLSEELEDVKMELARYKLAEKTESSQEQWLFKRLKEEEAKSGHLSREVDALKEKIHEYMATEDLICHLQGDHTILQKKLNQQENRNRDLGREIESLTKELERYRHFSKNLRPSLNGRRISDLQVFSKEVQTEPADNEPPDYKSLIPLERAVINGQLYEESDNEDEDPNDNESTVSFKCNSSTAHPVNRKLWIPWMKSKEGHPQNGKIPAKQNGSYVQPGDLVLSHTPGQPLHIKVTPDHGQNTATLEITSPTTESPHSYTSTAVIPNCGTPKQRITIIQNASITPVKSKSSTDSPINLEQGTSPIAMATLARAPTPESCGSLTPERTMSPIHVLSVTGSAGSPEQGRSPEPVEVGAKHAVFRVSPERQSTWQFQRSNSNGSSVITTEDNKIHIHLGSPYMQAVANPVRPASPSTPSQDTRTPALINGTAGKATNKVTSSITITPTTTPLPRQSQITIKEMYQRPIPTRTPKLKSMVITKLPAKPPPGHIKKTVHHSDFGKLHITRTIKSNTYLQVGGKR
- the FILIP1L gene encoding filamin A-interacting protein 1-like isoform X2; this encodes MDLALLEAQYGFVTPKKVLEALQRDAIQAKVAPWQEDIYEKPINELDKVVEKQKESYKRMLEQLLIIGKAHRQTILELEEEKRKHKEYVEKSDEFINLMEKEQERFKKLIDQETAYHKEREQENKKKVTALKEELTKLKSFGLMVVDEQQRLTEQLTLQSQKIQDLTTTAEEAHKKLAVAEAKAQKEERKASRLERELERQTKELQENQGEIMAKLTNEDSQNRQLRLKLAALSRQIDELEETNRSLRKAEEELQEIREKINKGEGGNSSILAEVEELRKRVLEMEGKDEELIKMEEQCRDLHQRLEKETSQSKDFKLEVDKLNKRIMDLEKLEDAFGKSKQECHALKCNLEKEKMTTKQLSQELDGLKVRIKELETIESKLEKTEFTLKEDLTKLKTLTVMLVDERKTMSEKMKQTEDKLQAVTSQLQMEQSKVTLVTEKLIEESKRALKSNTDIEEKVYSVTKERDELKIKLKAEEEKGNDLLSKVNILKKRLQSLETIEKDFLKNKSKQEMGKSTIAVHQENNKIKELSEEVERLKHKLKDMKAIEDDLMKTEDEYESLERRYANERDKAKFLSEELEDVKMELARYKLAEKTESSQEQWLFKRLKEEEAKSGHLSREVDALKEKIHEYMATEDLICHLQGDHTILQKKLNQQENRNRDLGREIESLTKELERYRHFSKNLRPSLNGRRISDLQVFSKEVQTEPADNEPPDYKSLIPLERAVINGQLYEESDNEDEDPNDNESTVSFKCNSSTAHPVNRKLWIPWMKSKEGHPQNGKIPAKQNGSYVQPGDLVLSHTPGQPLHIKVTPDHGQNTATLEITSPTTESPHSYTSTAVIPNCGTPKQRITIIQNASITPVKSKSSTDSPINLEQGTSPIAMATLARAPTPESCGSLTPERTMSPIHVLSVTGSAGSPEQGRSPEPVEVGAKHAVFRVSPERQSTWQFQRSNSNGSSVITTEDNKIHIHLGSPYMQAVANPVRPASPSTPSQDTRTPALINGTAGKATNKVTSSITITPTTTPLPRQSQITIKEMYQRPIPTRTPKLKSMVITKLPAKPPPGHIKKTVHHSDFGKLHITRTIKSNTYLQVGGKR